From a region of the Rhipicephalus microplus isolate Deutch F79 chromosome X, USDA_Rmic, whole genome shotgun sequence genome:
- the LOC119176519 gene encoding poly [ADP-ribose] polymerase 2-like produces the protein MLKRHAEWIFAAHSAPKKNKLEKQEPTGQEETAGTSTSPEAQLPSVDPRRARQLVAPIICSNHGVFYNAVLNQTCLEKNRNKFYYMQLVRDLCNDNHYVWFSWGRVGESGSIILIPYQKDILKVQLLFERSFYSKTGNWWEVWAKDRKFEKRKGKYDMLKMDYSGSKTQEENIQQLYEDIANNFASSRLKPNLLKLMSLIFDLEENERNCC, from the exons ccaaaaaaaaataaacttgaaaAGCAAGAGCCCACTGGCCAAGAAGAAACAGCGGGAACAAGCACATCGCCCGAAGCACAGCTGCCCTCTGTGGATCCACGGCGTGCAAGACAGTTGGTTGCACCAATCATCTGCAGCAACCATGGTGTCTTCTATAATGCTGTGCTCAACCAGACTTGTCTCGAAAAGAATCGGAACAAATTTTACTACATGCAGCTTGTGAGGGATCTGTGCAATGACAACCACTACGTGTGGTTTAGCTGGGGCCGTGTTGGAGAAAGTGGATCAATAATTTTGATCCCCTATCAGAAAGACATCTTGAAAGTGCAGTTACTGTTTGAAAGAAG CTTCTACTCGAAGACCGGCAATTGGTGGGAGGTATGGGCGAAAGACAGGAAATTTGAAAAGAGGAAGGGGAAGTACGACATGCTCAAAATGGACTACTCTGGTTCT AAAACCCAAGAAGAGAATATTCAGCAGCTGTATGAGGACATTGCCAATAATTTTGCATCAAGCAGGCTCAAACCCAATTTACTG AAACTCATGTCTCTGATATTTGATCTCGAAGAAAATGAGAGAAACTGTTGTTGA